A genomic segment from Pseudostreptobacillus hongkongensis encodes:
- the dinB gene encoding DNA polymerase IV produces MEKIILHIDMNNCYASIEAKLNPKLKNKAIAVCGSKLDRHGIVLAKSELAKKYGVKSAETINSALKKCPNLIIVPPHYDEYIKHSKLARNIYYEYTDLVEPFGIDECWCDITGSIKLFGSAENIAESIRSRIKNELGITVSIGISFNKTFAKLGSDLKKPDAITIISKENFKDKVWNLDISEMIGIGKNTQNRLRELGINTLGELANFDKIKLSKVLGKHGSILHDRANGIDDSPVTDMNFKKTPKSISNGKTLSKDIYTKNEARDLFSDLSIEISNKLKEYQLHTTTLQITVRNVDFVDKQYQCEIDQTSSEFIITETAMKLLEKYKWDKPIRSLTINTKNLVSEDSYQLSLFEEKEEYEKIKKIDKTIYDIRKKFGDDFISFGKVKK; encoded by the coding sequence ATGGAGAAGATTATACTACATATAGATATGAATAACTGTTATGCATCAATTGAAGCAAAACTTAACCCAAAACTTAAAAATAAGGCTATTGCAGTTTGTGGTAGCAAATTAGATAGACATGGTATAGTTCTTGCAAAATCTGAACTTGCTAAAAAATATGGAGTTAAATCAGCTGAAACTATTAATTCTGCGTTAAAAAAATGCCCTAATTTAATTATAGTCCCTCCACATTATGATGAATATATAAAACATTCAAAATTAGCTAGAAATATATATTATGAATATACAGATTTAGTAGAACCATTTGGTATAGATGAATGTTGGTGTGATATAACAGGAAGTATAAAATTATTTGGAAGTGCAGAAAATATAGCTGAAAGTATAAGAAGTAGAATAAAAAATGAACTGGGTATAACTGTAAGTATAGGTATAAGTTTTAATAAAACTTTTGCAAAACTTGGAAGTGATCTTAAAAAACCTGATGCTATAACTATAATTTCAAAAGAAAATTTTAAAGATAAGGTATGGAATTTAGATATATCTGAAATGATAGGTATAGGTAAAAATACTCAAAATAGATTAAGAGAGCTCGGTATAAATACCTTAGGTGAACTTGCAAATTTTGATAAAATTAAATTATCAAAAGTTCTTGGAAAACATGGATCTATACTACATGATAGAGCAAATGGTATAGATGATAGTCCTGTTACAGATATGAATTTTAAAAAAACACCTAAAAGTATAAGTAATGGAAAAACTTTAAGCAAGGATATATACACTAAAAATGAAGCAAGAGACTTATTTTCTGATCTTAGTATAGAAATATCAAATAAATTAAAAGAATATCAATTACATACAACCACACTACAAATAACTGTTAGAAATGTTGATTTTGTTGATAAACAATATCAATGTGAGATAGATCAAACTTCTAGTGAATTTATAATCACAGAAACTGCAATGAAACTACTTGAAAAATATAAGTGGGATAAACCTATACGTTCCTTAACTATAAATACTAAAAACTTAGTAAGTGAGGATAGTTATCAACTTTCACTTTTTGAAGAAAAAGAAGAATATGAAAAAATTAAAAAAATAGATAAAACTATTTATGATATAAGAAAAAAATTTGGTGATGATTTCATATCATTTGGTAAGGTTAAAAAATAG
- a CDS encoding cysteine desulfurase family protein — protein sequence MRIYFDNAASTKILNRFREDILKVFDFYANPSSVHAEGKKARYEIEKVREYISSSLNISNSKDLIFTSGATESNNMIIKGVANFYGKGHIITTGIEHPSVLNVCRYLETKGFELTYLKPNEDGIVTSDKVLNAIKDNTILVCVMAVNNETGVKQPIEEIGNILKSKNIHFHSDMVQYLLKEKIDVEKLNLSSFSASFHKFHGPKGLGLAYVKNTSKIEKFMHGGSHEKNKRAGTENLQSIILGGIVYRYMNENLSENIKYMSKISDKFLRGLKEFEGKIRLNNKENRVLNIFNIELIDKDIQYILPILDMNGVSISGGSACQSGSLSPSYVLLEQGLSENQAKGSIRISLSIENTEEEIDRFFEILRKII from the coding sequence ATGAGAATTTACTTTGACAACGCAGCAAGTACAAAAATTTTAAATAGATTTAGAGAAGATATTTTAAAAGTATTTGATTTTTATGCAAACCCTTCATCAGTACATGCTGAAGGTAAAAAAGCAAGATATGAAATAGAAAAAGTTAGAGAATATATATCAAGTAGTTTAAACATATCAAATAGTAAAGACTTAATATTTACATCAGGAGCTACAGAATCAAATAATATGATAATAAAGGGAGTAGCTAATTTTTATGGTAAAGGTCATATAATTACCACAGGTATTGAGCATCCGAGTGTTTTAAATGTATGTAGATACTTAGAGACTAAAGGATTTGAACTTACATATTTAAAACCTAATGAAGATGGTATTGTTACATCAGATAAGGTATTAAATGCTATAAAAGATAATACTATATTAGTTTGTGTTATGGCTGTTAATAATGAAACAGGAGTTAAACAACCAATAGAAGAAATAGGTAATATATTAAAGAGTAAAAATATACATTTCCATAGTGATATGGTTCAGTATCTTTTAAAGGAAAAAATAGATGTTGAAAAACTTAATTTATCATCATTTTCAGCTTCTTTCCATAAATTTCATGGACCTAAGGGATTAGGACTTGCATATGTTAAAAATACATCGAAAATTGAAAAATTTATGCATGGTGGAAGTCATGAAAAAAATAAAAGGGCAGGTACTGAAAATTTACAATCTATAATTTTAGGTGGTATAGTGTATAGATATATGAATGAAAATTTGAGTGAAAATATTAAATACATGAGTAAAATTAGCGATAAATTTTTAAGAGGTTTAAAAGAATTTGAAGGTAAAATTAGACTTAATAATAAAGAAAATAGGGTTTTAAATATATTTAATATAGAATTAATAGATAAAGATATACAATATATTTTACCTATATTAGATATGAATGGAGTAAGTATATCAGGAGGCTCTGCATGTCAGAGTGGATCACTTAGTCCATCTTATGTACTTTTAGAACAAGGTTTAAGTGAAAATCAGGCAAAAGGTTCGATAAGAATAAGTTTATCTATAGAAAATACTGAAGAAGAAATAGATAGATTTTTTGAAATTTTAAGAAAAATTATTTAG